CCGCCCAGTCCTCGATCGCGGCGCGGGACGACGGATTTCGGACGAATGCCTGGCACAGTGCCGCCAGTTTCGGGTCTGTCGGCAGCGGCAGGGCAAGCGGCACTTCGCGAAGATTGGGGATTTCATGCAGCAGCAGCGTGGAGAGCAACCCGAAGCGCTGGCTGCCGGCGTCGCGTTCGGCCTCGCGTGACACCTCGACGATCAGGCTGCGCACGAAATCGGTGACCTCGACGACCCGCAGCTTCTGCGTGGGGCCGCTGAGCGCGCCCGGTTCCGCATAGATCGAGTGCATTTCGACGTCGCCGAGTATATCGACCGCATGTTCGATTCCGGCCGGAATCCACATGGCATGATCGGGCGGCACCATCCAACGGCCGGCATTGGTCATCACCATGACCACGCCGTGCAGGGCCTGCAGCAACTGGGCCCGGCTGTGGCGATGCATGGGTACATGAAGGCCGTCCGGATAGACGGCTGGAATCGCCACCAGCGCGCCGTGCGACCTTTCCAGCCAGTCCAGCCGGCGCGCGTGGAGATAGGAAAAGCCTTCCCTGTCCTCCGGTTCGATTCGTCCCCGCATTCTGGCCCACTCGCGTAAGAAATGGACCGAAGCACGAAGGAAGGGTGACGGCAAGAGGCGTAGTAGGGCAGCCGGCTTGGTCGGACCAGCCGCCAGGAGACAGAATTGACCGATACCGCAGCTTCCAGCCGCCCGATCGCGCCGAGTGTCGCTACGAACACTGCGATGGCCGTGATCTTCGCGATCAGCCTCAGCCACATGATCAACGACATCATGCAGTCGCTGCTTGCGGCGATCTATCCGATGCTCAAGGACGGCTATCGCCTGGATTTCTGGCAGATCGGGCTGCTGACCCTGACGTTCCAGGTTACCGCGTCGCTGCTTCAGCCGCTGGTCGGCATCTATACGGACAAGCGGCCGATGCCTTACTCGCTGGCATTCGGCATGGGTTCGACATTGATCGGGACGCTGCTGATCGCCTTTTCCGCGCAATATGTGCTGCTGCTGATCGGTTCGGCCTTCATCGGCATAGGCTCGTCCATCTTCCACCCGGAAGCGTCGCGCGTTGCGCGTCTGGCCTCCGGCGGGCGCTTCGGCCTCGCCCAGTCGCTCTTTCAGGTTGGCGGCAACTTCGGGCAGTCGCTCGGGCCACTCCTCGCCGCTTTCATCGTGGTGCGCGGCGGTCAGAGCAGCGTGGCCTGGTTTTCCCTGCTGGCGCTGGTCGGTGTCGGGCTCTTGTGGTGGATCGGCGACTGGTACAACCGCAACCGGGTGGTGGTGGCGAAGAAGGCGTCAGCCGCCGTGTCCGCCGTGACCCGGCCGCGCCTCGTCGTAGCGCTTCTGGTGCTGGTGGCGCTGACCTTCAGCAAGAACGCCTATATGGCCAGCATTTCCAGTTACTACACTTTCTACGTCATCGAAAAGTTCGGCGTTTCCGTGCAGAACTCGCAGGTGCTGCTGTTCCTGTTTCTTTTCGCAGCGGCGGTAGGAACGGTGATTGGCGGACCGATCGGCGACCGCTTCGGCGCGAAGTTCGTCATGTGGTTCTCGATTCTCGGCTGCCTGCCGTTCACGCTGGCGCTGCCCTATGTCGACAGCCTGCTATGGACAGCGGTGCTGAGCATGATCATCGGCGTCATCATGGCGTCGGCGTTCCCGGCGATCGTTGTGTTCGCACAGGAACTGTTGCCGGGCCGTGTCGGCATGGTTGCCGGCATCTTCTTCGGCTTCGCCTTCGGCATAGGCGGCATCGCGGCCGCCGTGCTCGGCGTCGTCGCCGACCATCGCGGCATCGACTACGTTTACTGGATGTGCTCGTACCTGCCGGCGCTGGGTCTGCTGACGATATTCCTGCCAAGCACCCGAGCGCTCCGCTAGGAGCAGAACCCCCAAGGCGAGGGCGCTACCGGACTGCCTTCCAGAGTCCGGTTTCAGGCAGCGTGGCCGGCCGCGAGAAGGTCACGACATTGTCGGTGCTGTTTACCTCACATGCGGCCACCGGATTCGGTCCCGCCTGCGTGAAGCCGGTCGCGCGATGATGCTCCAGATGCGCGATGTTCGTATCGGACGCGTGCAGCCGGCTCTGGCGCGACAGGAGCTCCAGAAGTTCCGGTCGCATCCCGTCGCCGCGGGCGGCCGCGATCGCGTGAAAAGAGAGAAGTCCGAACATGACGATCCTTTCGGGTTACCGGCGCTAAGTCGCTCACGACGGCAAGGGTTCCTCTCGGCCGGCCTGGTCGCCGGCCCGAATATCGAAGGTGCCGAAAAGGGTGCCTGGGGATGCTGGCTCGTGCGAGCCAGCGAACTCATTGAAAGGGCTGGAGTATCGTCAGATGCCGAACTCCACGCCCCCCTTTGAGCTGGTCGTCAGTTGCCGCATGCAGGCCGTCGGCTCGATGCCTTCGCCCTGACACTCCGTCGCGCCGTTGATCAGCACACGCGTGATCTTGGTGCAGTCCGTGTTCGCCAGCTCGAAGCGGGTGACTTTCGTCTTGCCCGCCGGCAGTTCCTTGAAGTCGAGAACGGTCAGCCTGTCGACGACGCCAAGCTCGTTGAACAGGGCCACCTCGAAAGCGGCGCGGGAAAGCTCCGCGCCGAGGTTATTCTTCACGACGAAGGTGAGCCGGCAGCCCTTTTCCGATGGTTGAACAGCGTTCAGTTCGAGCTGAAGGGCCGGTTTCGCATCTTGCGCGAAGGCTGTTGATGCCGCAGCGCAAGCGAAGATGGCGGTAAGAAGCGATCTGAACCGCATGTTTATCCTCCGAAGCGCATGGTGGCGGCGAACTTGACCGAGACACCGGGCTCATACAGCGTCTCGGTGCTGGCGGCATTGAGCGGCCTGGCGTATTTTTCGTCAAGCAGGTTGTCGACGCGCAGATCGAACTTCAGATTGTCGTTGTGGCGGTAGGACGCGAACGCATTCACCAGCGTGTAGTCATCCGCGAACTCGTTGCCCTTCGGCTTGCCGTTGTATTGCACCTCGCCGCCGACGGTCAGACGGTCGTCGAGGAAGCGGAACCCGACCTGGCCGGTGACCTGGGAGGATGGCGTCGTGGCAAGATCGGCGCGCTCGCCTTCATAGGAAATCGTGTGTCCGTCAATGATCGAGGCCGATAGTCCGAGGAAACCCCAGGACGCGTCGTAGACGCTTTCGAACTCGAAGCCGTCGATCTTGGCCTTTGCGAAGTTCTGGTACTGGAAACAGATCGGGATGGAACCGCCGCGGAAGCAGCCGCTGGTCGGATCGAAGGCGGAAAGGGTCACGCCGTCGATGTAGTCGTCGACGTCGTTGTTGAAGTAAGCAGCCTTGATGCGCAACGCGTCGCCGGTGGCGATGACGCTGTCGGCCTTGTAGTTGACGCCGAATTCCCACGTTTTGCCGGTTTCCGGCTTGAGGTTGGGGTTGGGCAGGAATGGGAAGCTCACGCCCGCCGGATGCAGCCCGCTGATCAGCGTTTCCGAGAGCGACGGCGAGCGATAGCCCTCCGCATAGGTGCCGTAGAATTGCAGGCCGGCGAGGCTGCCTTCGTCGAAGGGAGAGACGCCCACCGATATGCGAGGCGAAAGATGGTCGCCGGAGGTTTCGGTGTTCTCGCCCTTCAGCTTGTAGTCGTCATAGCGGAGGCCACCAAGCACTTCGAGCCAGTTCCAGGTAAGCTTGTCCTGGATATAGGCGCCCCAGATGGTGCGGTCGCCTGAGGGCGTGTAGAAGCTGTCGCCGCCTGCGGTGCCGGTCGTGTCGACGTTATCGCCTACCCAGTCCGCGCCGTAGGTAAGTTCGTGCGCAACCGCGCCGGTCTCGAAACGGGAGGTGTTCCAGGCATCGATGCTGGTGGTGCCGATGTCGTAGTTGGCGGTAGAGCCCGCCGGCAGCGTGATCCGCTGGCCGGTGACCGGATCGAAACGACCGCCGAGCGGCACGAGGCTGATCTGATCAAGTTCAGCGGCGTTGTAGGCGACGTTGATGTGGAGATCGAGCCAGCTCCTGGCATCGTCGGTAATGTTGTAGCGGCCCGTGAAGGTATTCTGCTTCAGGTCGATGTCATAGGCGGTCTGGCCGCCGCTGACCTCGCTCCAGCTGTCGTCGGCGCCGATCCAGCCGAGCTTCAGCTCGCTGTTTTCCGTCGGCTTGATGGTCGCCTTCAGCATGCCGCTCAGCACGTCGAAGCCGGTGCCGGGCACCGTGTCGCCGCCGCCGGCCTCGTAGTCGTCGTAGTCGCGATAGACGATGTTGCCCAATGCGCTCACGGAGTCATTGAAGCGATAGGCGCCGGTGGCGCTGGTGGTCACGCCTTCGCCGTTGGTCTCGTACATGGCCGTGGTTGATACGGCCCAGTTCTCTTCCGGCTTCAGGAAATCCTCGGCGTCCTTGGTCTCGAAGAATACGACGCCCCCAATGGCGCCCGAGCCGTAGGTGTTCGCAATCGGACCGCGAATGACATCCACCGACTTCACCAGTTCCGGATCGATCCAGAAGGTCGATTGCGGCCCATGATCCGAACGCTGGAAATTCTGGCGCGCGCCGTCGAGTATGACGGCGACACGGCCGAAATCCTGAAGGCCGCGGATGTTGACGCTGGAACTCAGGCGGCGCGCGTCGGTCTGCATGGTGACGCCGGGCACGCCGAAGAGAATGTCGGATGTGGTCGCGGCCATCCGGCGCTCTATCTGCTGCTGATCGACCTGGCTGGCGGAGCCCAGCGTTTCGAGCGCCGAATCCCCGGTGCGGCTGCTGACGAGGATCTCGTCGAGCATCGTCGAGTTGCCGTTGTCCGCCGCGCTCTGTTCGGTGGTTTCCGCGGGCGCCTGCGTCGCTGCATCCTGCGCCATGGTGGCAGCGGTTGTCAGCACGAGACCGGCGGCGCTGGCCAGCAAAGCGGCCTTCAGCCTGCCCGAACGTCCGCCAACCATTCGCGCCGTTGTCCATCCGGCCGCCTTGTTGTCCCGCAATTCCATAATTCCCCGCTCCTCAAAACTCTGCTCAGGCATCCTTCTGCCTTGGCTATGCCGGCGCTGTTAAAAACTTGACTCGTCAACTCCGGTATTGCACTGACTATTAAAGCTGATAATTAGTGTCAACAATTCGCGTGACGATTCAGGAAGGCGAGGGGGCGGGTGTTGCCCATTAGCCGCAGAAAGGACCGAGCCATGAACACGCACAACCCCAAGAGCTTCCAGTTCCGCTATGCCCGGCCGGCGGAAGGCGTTGCCTACCGTCCTCCGCTGGACCGGATGTCGGTGCGCACGCTGTCGAGCGAATCGCTCTTCCAGCGCGGCGAGCACGAGATCGGCATCGCGCACGGAGAATCGCTTTACAGGCTGAAGATCACCCGGCAGGGAAAGCTCATCCTGAATAAATAGGACCCGGAATGGACCAGCATACGAAGCCGTCGCCGCAGGCGATCGTGCGGGCGCGTGTCGACAATCCGAAGATACGCGAAAGAGACCTTGCGACGCAGCTCGGCATCTCCGAAGCCGAGCTTGTTGCGGCGCATTGCGGCGACGGCGTTTTGCGCATCGAGCCGCGTGTGAACGATCTGCTGGTCGGCCTTGGAGCGGTCGGCGAGGTCATGGCCCTGACGCGCAACGAGAGCGTCGTGCATGAGAAGATCGGCGTCTACGAGAATGTCGAGCCGGGCGAACACGCCGCGCTCGTGCTCGGCGAGCAGATCGACCTGCGCGTTTTTCCGAAAGCGTGGAAATACGGCTTCGCGGTCGAAAAGCGGGACGGCGACGATATCCGTCGCAGTCTGCAATTCTTCGATGCGAGCGGCGAGGCAGTGCATAAGGTTCATCTGCGCGCTGCCTCGAATCTTTATGCATATCAGAAGCTTGTATCGGAACTTGAAAGTACCGGACAGAGCCGCACGCTGGATGTTGTGCCATTGCCCGGCGAAGACGCCGGCACGTCGGAGACGTCGGCCAGCGTCGAGGATCTTCGCGATCGCTGGAGCCGGATGACGGATGTCCACCAGTTCTTCGGTATCCTGAAGGCGTTGAAGCTGAATCGCCGGCAGGCCATGCGCATGGTCGGCAAGGACTACGCATGGTCGATGCCCGTCGATAGCGTCGCTGCCGTGCTCAGCCATGCCGCCCAGCAGGCGCTGCCGATCATGTGCTTCGTCGGCAATCGCGGCTGCATACAGATCCATTCGGGGCCTGTTCAATCCATCAAGCCGATGGGGCCGTGGATCAACGTCATGGACGAGACGTTCCATATGCACCTGCGTACCGACCACATCGCGGAGGTGTGGGGCGTCCGCAAGCCGAACACGGACGGGCACGTCACGTCGGTGGAGGCCTATGATGCCGCCGGCAGGCTGATCATCCAGTTCTTCGGCAAGCGCGAGGAAGGTCAGCACGAGCGCGAGGACTGGCGGTTTCTCGTCGAGAATATGCCGCGCATCGACTCGCCTGTTGCCGCCTGACGCGACAGGGCCTAGAAAGTAGAGTTATGTCTGCAAGTTTTTCGATCCGCCGGCTGCGCGGGCTGACGTCCGCCGCAATGGGCATGCTTGCCACGTTGCTTCCTGCTGCGGCCGATGAAACTCCGGTGCTGCCAGACACATCGCGCGTGGTTTCGATCGGTGGCGCCATCACCGAGATCGTCTACGCGCTGGGCGAGGAGAAGATGCTGGTGGGCAGGGATTCGACCAGCGTCTATCCCGAGGCGGCATTCGCGCTTCCCGATGTAGGCTATATGCGCCAGCTTTCGCCGGAAGGCGTCCTCTCGGTGAACCCGAGCGGAATCCTGGCATTGCAGGGTAGCGGGCCGAAAGAGGCCGTCGACGTGCTCAAGAAGGCGAGCGTTCCATACGTGGAGATCAGGGAAAGCTACGATCACGCGGGTATCGTCGAACGCATCCGCGCCGTGGGCAAGGCGATCGGCGCCGACGACAAGGCTGAAACACTGGCCGCACAGGTCGACGGCAAGCTGAAAGAGGCGGAACAGCTTACGGCCGGGGTGAAGGAGCGCAAGCGTGTGCTGTTCATCCTGTCCATGCAGGGCGGCAAGATACAGGCTGCCGGCGCAGGCACGGCCGCGGATGGCATCATCGAGCTTGCCGGCGGCGTCAACGCCGTGCAGGGCTATCACGGCTACAAGCAACTCACCGACGAGGCAGCCATCGAGGCGAAGCCCGACGTTATCCTGATGATGACGCGCGGCGGCCAGCACGATGCCGGCGAAGCGGAACTGTTTGCCCATCCGGCGATCGCGGCAACGCCTGCCGGGCAGGCGAAACGGCTGATCAAAATGGACGGCGCCTATCTGCTCGGCTTCGGGCCGCGCACCGCCGATGCGGTCAAGGAGGTTGCTGCGGCGCTCTACGGCGATCAGGTTGGAAATTGATCGGGCCGGACCCATGGTGCAGCAGATTTCCGCCGCGACTGCAGGCGTGACGCGCCGCGCTCCGGAAGGGGATCGCTCGTCGCTGGCACGGCTGGTGATGGCCGGCCTTTCCGTATGTCTCGTGGTGACCGCCGTTCTCAGCCTGACCGCCGGTGCGTCGGATGCGTCCGCGATGGCGGTGCTGGGGCAGTGGATTTTCGGCGGCTCCCCGGACATCGGCATTTCCGCCCGTGACCAGATCATCGTGCAGGATATTCGCCTGCCGCGCATCGTGATGGGCATTCTCGTCGGCGCGGGTCTCGCTGTGTCCGGAGCCGTGATGCAGGGATTGTTCCGTAATCCGCTCGCTGATCCCGGCCTCGTCGGCGTATCGGCCGGCGCCAGCCTCGGCGCCGTGTCCGTCATCGTGCTCGGCGCAACCATCCTCTCGCCGGCTACGGCGTTGCTGGGCGGCTACGCGCTGCCGGTTTCGGCCTTCGTCGGCAGCCTGATCGTCACGCTGATCCTCTATCAGGTATCGACACGGCAGGGGCGGACATCCATCGCCACCATGCTGCTCGCCGGCATAGCGCTCAGCGCGCTGGCCATGGCGCTGACCGGCATTCTCATCTTTGTCGCGGACGACCAGCAGTTGCGTGATCTCACCTTCTGGCAGCTCGGCTCGCTCGCGGGCTCGACCTGGGCGAAAGTCGGCGCGGCGGCTCCGATCATGCTGGTCGGCATGATCGCCACGCCGTTCATAGCGCGCGGCCTGAATGCGCTGGCGCTGGGAGAGCCGACGGCCG
The window above is part of the Rhizobiaceae bacterium genome. Proteins encoded here:
- a CDS encoding helix-turn-helix transcriptional regulator; this translates as MRGRIEPEDREGFSYLHARRLDWLERSHGALVAIPAVYPDGLHVPMHRHSRAQLLQALHGVVMVMTNAGRWMVPPDHAMWIPAGIEHAVDILGDVEMHSIYAEPGALSGPTQKLRVVEVTDFVRSLIVEVSREAERDAGSQRFGLLSTLLLHEIPNLREVPLALPLPTDPKLAALCQAFVRNPSSRAAIEDWADQLGMSRRTFTRNFHRQTNLSLSTWRQQACIFAALPRLAEGQPVTRVALDLGYDSVPAFTTMFRRMTGISPRRYLQKKKAA
- a CDS encoding MFS transporter, translating into MTDTAASSRPIAPSVATNTAMAVIFAISLSHMINDIMQSLLAAIYPMLKDGYRLDFWQIGLLTLTFQVTASLLQPLVGIYTDKRPMPYSLAFGMGSTLIGTLLIAFSAQYVLLLIGSAFIGIGSSIFHPEASRVARLASGGRFGLAQSLFQVGGNFGQSLGPLLAAFIVVRGGQSSVAWFSLLALVGVGLLWWIGDWYNRNRVVVAKKASAAVSAVTRPRLVVALLVLVALTFSKNAYMASISSYYTFYVIEKFGVSVQNSQVLLFLFLFAAAVGTVIGGPIGDRFGAKFVMWFSILGCLPFTLALPYVDSLLWTAVLSMIIGVIMASAFPAIVVFAQELLPGRVGMVAGIFFGFAFGIGGIAAAVLGVVADHRGIDYVYWMCSYLPALGLLTIFLPSTRALR
- a CDS encoding TonB-dependent hemoglobin/transferrin/lactoferrin family receptor, yielding MAQDAATQAPAETTEQSAADNGNSTMLDEILVSSRTGDSALETLGSASQVDQQQIERRMAATTSDILFGVPGVTMQTDARRLSSSVNIRGLQDFGRVAVILDGARQNFQRSDHGPQSTFWIDPELVKSVDVIRGPIANTYGSGAIGGVVFFETKDAEDFLKPEENWAVSTTAMYETNGEGVTTSATGAYRFNDSVSALGNIVYRDYDDYEAGGGDTVPGTGFDVLSGMLKATIKPTENSELKLGWIGADDSWSEVSGGQTAYDIDLKQNTFTGRYNITDDARSWLDLHINVAYNAAELDQISLVPLGGRFDPVTGQRITLPAGSTANYDIGTTSIDAWNTSRFETGAVAHELTYGADWVGDNVDTTGTAGGDSFYTPSGDRTIWGAYIQDKLTWNWLEVLGGLRYDDYKLKGENTETSGDHLSPRISVGVSPFDEGSLAGLQFYGTYAEGYRSPSLSETLISGLHPAGVSFPFLPNPNLKPETGKTWEFGVNYKADSVIATGDALRIKAAYFNNDVDDYIDGVTLSAFDPTSGCFRGGSIPICFQYQNFAKAKIDGFEFESVYDASWGFLGLSASIIDGHTISYEGERADLATTPSSQVTGQVGFRFLDDRLTVGGEVQYNGKPKGNEFADDYTLVNAFASYRHNDNLKFDLRVDNLLDEKYARPLNAASTETLYEPGVSVKFAATMRFGG
- the hemP gene encoding hemin uptake protein HemP; translation: MNTHNPKSFQFRYARPAEGVAYRPPLDRMSVRTLSSESLFQRGEHEIGIAHGESLYRLKITRQGKLILNK
- a CDS encoding hemin-degrading factor; the protein is MDQHTKPSPQAIVRARVDNPKIRERDLATQLGISEAELVAAHCGDGVLRIEPRVNDLLVGLGAVGEVMALTRNESVVHEKIGVYENVEPGEHAALVLGEQIDLRVFPKAWKYGFAVEKRDGDDIRRSLQFFDASGEAVHKVHLRAASNLYAYQKLVSELESTGQSRTLDVVPLPGEDAGTSETSASVEDLRDRWSRMTDVHQFFGILKALKLNRRQAMRMVGKDYAWSMPVDSVAAVLSHAAQQALPIMCFVGNRGCIQIHSGPVQSIKPMGPWINVMDETFHMHLRTDHIAEVWGVRKPNTDGHVTSVEAYDAAGRLIIQFFGKREEGQHEREDWRFLVENMPRIDSPVAA
- a CDS encoding hemin ABC transporter substrate-binding protein: MSASFSIRRLRGLTSAAMGMLATLLPAAADETPVLPDTSRVVSIGGAITEIVYALGEEKMLVGRDSTSVYPEAAFALPDVGYMRQLSPEGVLSVNPSGILALQGSGPKEAVDVLKKASVPYVEIRESYDHAGIVERIRAVGKAIGADDKAETLAAQVDGKLKEAEQLTAGVKERKRVLFILSMQGGKIQAAGAGTAADGIIELAGGVNAVQGYHGYKQLTDEAAIEAKPDVILMMTRGGQHDAGEAELFAHPAIAATPAGQAKRLIKMDGAYLLGFGPRTADAVKEVAAALYGDQVGN
- a CDS encoding iron ABC transporter permease, producing the protein MVQQISAATAGVTRRAPEGDRSSLARLVMAGLSVCLVVTAVLSLTAGASDASAMAVLGQWIFGGSPDIGISARDQIIVQDIRLPRIVMGILVGAGLAVSGAVMQGLFRNPLADPGLVGVSAGASLGAVSVIVLGATILSPATALLGGYALPVSAFVGSLIVTLILYQVSTRQGRTSIATMLLAGIALSALAMALTGILIFVADDQQLRDLTFWQLGSLAGSTWAKVGAAAPIMLVGMIATPFIARGLNALALGEPTAAHLGIPVQRLKHVAIVVVSAVVGAAVAVSGGIGFVGIVVPHLLRLVIGPDNRYLLPASALLGGILLLIADAASRTIVAPAELPIGIVTAAAGAPFFLWILLRRRGVVDL